One genomic region from Bactrocera tryoni isolate S06 chromosome 3, CSIRO_BtryS06_freeze2, whole genome shotgun sequence encodes:
- the LOC120772067 gene encoding ribonuclease kappa-B, with the protein MKICGPKLSLCGLIISVWGIIQLVLMGVFFFIHSVALIEDLPIKEEYTSVEEFYTAANAAYNQNAYNCWIAACIYVLTLLLSAQQFYVNSRATAN; encoded by the exons atgaaaatttgtggtCCAAAATTGTCGCTCTGCGGTTTGATCATCTCCGTTTGGGGAATCATACAATTG GTGTTGATGGGTGTTTTCTTCTTTATACACAGTGTTGCGCTAATTGAAGATTTGCCTATCAAAGAAGAATACACATCTGTAGAAGAATTCTATACTGCAGCCAATGCTGCGTATAACCAG AATGCCTACAATTGCTGGATTGCTGCCTGCATCTATGTGCTGACTCTATTGTTGTCCGCCCAACAATTCTATGTCAACAGCAGAGCAACTGCCAATTAA
- the LOC120772046 gene encoding josephin-like protein, whose translation MPTNIYHERQTRQLCALHTLNNLFQGEQSYTKEQLDQICNDLSPNVWINPHRSPLGLGNYDINVIMTALQLRNCEAVWFDKRKDPSCIDLDAIVGFILNVPSDYKFAFVTLPLQKRHWIAVRRIDGKYYNLDSKLREPECIGGETDLIAYLRAQLETNKRELFVIVEKTSTSSEQQNANWLKSETIAKPPSDRNGSGHIA comes from the exons ATGCCAACAAATATTTACCACGAAAGACAGACGCGTCAGCTATGCGCGCTTCATACGCTCAATAATCTTTTCCAAG GTGAACAGTCCTACACGAAAGAACAATTGGATCAAATATGCAACGACCTAAGTCCAAATGTTTGGATCAATCCACATCGTTCGCCGTTGGGTTTAGGCAATTATGACATTAATGTTATCATGACGGCACTACAATTGCGGAACTGCGAAGCAGTTTGGTTTGATAAACGCAA AGACCCGTCCTGCATTGATTTGGATGCAATTGTCGGTTTCATTCTTAACGTGCCTTCGGACTACAAATTCGCATTCGTCACATTGCCATTGCAAAAACGTCACTGGATAGCCGTACGTCGTATCGATGGCAAGTACTACAATTTAGACTCGAAATTGCGGGAGCCCGAATGCATTGGGGGCGAGACTGATTTAATAGCCTATCTGAGGGCACAACTAGAAACAAACAAGCGGGAATTGTTCGTTATAGTTGAGAAAACGTCAACGTCTAGCGAACAACAAAATGCGAATTGGTTGAAATCTGAGACAATAGCGAAACCGCCAAGCGACAGAAATGGCTCCGGCCATATAGCCTAA
- the LOC120772045 gene encoding uncharacterized protein LOC120772045, protein MGASNRTTRIAVGISAVSFILFLIAFVTPYWLITDGRIDNPRFTNLGLWEVCFRNFQDIHRFYDTVFNGCMWVFEEEYYIIHDFLLPSFYVAVQVFATLCFVLCLIALPLTLSFLRTSRDDDRYVFLLLTIGSFQVLASIFGFIAVVIFGAKGDSRDWMPGWQNNDMGWSFALAVVGGVMLLPAGVLYIVEARRERYRHLNEISNRDISEYGGPTDEFYQQQAQQYFAPEPTRPRRPPPGQSTSAAAAAAAAALPKAGGIQTDI, encoded by the coding sequence ATGGGCGCCAGTAATCGCACAACACGCATAGCAGTTGGAATTTCGGCTGTATCATTTATATTGTTTCTAATTGCATTCGTCACACCCTACTGGCTAATTACAGATGGTCGTATTGACAATCCTCGCTTTACAAATCTTGGACTATGGGAAGTGTGTTTCCGAAATTTCCAGGATATACATCGATTCTACGATACCGTCTTTAATGGATGCATGTGGGTATTCGAGGAAGAATATTACATTATACACGATTTTCTTCTACCAAGTTTCTATGTTGCTGTGCAAGTTTTTGCAACACTCTGCTTTGTGTTGTGTCTCATCGCTTTGCCGCTGACATTATCATTTTTGCGTACCTCTCGTGATGACGACCGTTATGTGTTCCTACTGTTAACTATTGGATCCTTCCAAGTACTAGCTTCAATATTCGGCTTTATCGCTGTTGTAATATTCGGTGCGAAAGGAGATTCCCGTGATTGGATGCCAGGATGGCAAAACAATGATATGGGTTGGTCATTTGCTTTAGCTGTGGTTGGTGGCGTCATGTTATTACCAGCCGGTGTATTATATATAGTGGAAGCACGTCGTGAACGTTATCgtcatttaaatgaaattagtaATCGTGATATAAGTGAATATGGCGGTCCCACAGATGAGTTTTACCAACAACAGGCGCAACAATATTTTGCACCGGAACCAACTAGACCAAGGCGTCCACCACCCGGTCAGAGTACatctgccgctgctgctgcagcaGCCGCTGCACTACCCAAAGCAGGTGGAATACAAACCGACATCTGA
- the LOC120772060 gene encoding zinc finger protein ubi-d4 B, with product MASEIEVVNLNNFEKIQNFLNDSAYKEILENSENFNTRLCIERRLRMPFLDPQTGVAQTHCALFMKQRQRMPGFRDGQIYTYPSARWRKPKRQYLLNHHHSYRAYQYREPHYHQSTGNASGRDHYQTESAAIVAADGNSMSASGDNDSKDSHANPEKDWFHEDIDMSHYHHVDDFEEDFESDNDYDDIAYSSRGKRKRGSRSARKSTATADGTPKRGRKGGGSRRRNNADGEGGGRRRGGANNANNNNANTAAAAAAAAAAVAAAASAVASSMEISNSNSASPIGTNDETSQSAIVMPTTAAPSAGTTFDKTISEPNVVATAAAVTTDVVAPVLPSTSAVSGVTTVAAAPTVTPPVTVAASVAAPVVAAGGAVKKDLKNKLRTDREVATPSTYCDFCLGDQRENKKTNLPEELVSCSDCGRSGHPSCLQFTPNMIISVKRYRWQCIECKYCSICGTSDNDDQLLFCDDCDRGYHMYCLSPPLITPPEGSWSCKLCMDEFHKDEK from the exons ATGGCTTCCGAAATTGAAGTTGTAAATCTCAACAACTTTGAGAAAATACAGAATTTTCTAAATGACTCAGCGTACAaggaaatattggaaaatagtGAAAACTTCAATACACGATTGTGTATCGAACGACGTCTACGTATGCCATTTTTGGATCCGCAAACTGGTGTTGCGCAGACACATTGTGCTTTATTCATGAAACAACGTCAACGTATGCCTGGTTTTCGGGACGGCCAAATATACACCTATCCATCAGCACGTTGGCGCAAACCGAAACGTCAGTATTTGCTTAATCATCACCATAGTTACCGGGCCTACCAGTATCGTGAACCACACTACCATCAATCCACTGGCAATGCCTCAGGGCGCGATCATTATCAAACAGAAAGTGCAG CAATCGTCGCAGCAGATGGTAATTCTATGAGTGCTTCAGGTGATAATGACAGCAAAGATTCGCATGCCAATCCAGAAAAGGATTGGTTCCATGAGGACATTGACATGTCGCACTATCACCATGTCGATGATTTCGAGGAAGATTTTGAATCAGATAATGACTACGATGATATAGCGTATAGTAGCCGTGGTAAACGTAAGCGCGGTTCACGCTCTGCTCGCAAAAGTACAGCAACTGCTGATGGCACACCAAAACGTGGTCGTAAAGGTGGcg GCAGTCGTCGGCGCAATAACGCAGATGGTGAAGGTGGTGGTCGTCGACGTGGTGGCGCTAATAatgccaataacaacaatgcaaatACAGCTGCTGCGGCAGCTGCCGCGGCTGCTGCTGTAGCGGCAGCAGCTAGTGCTGTAGCTTCTAGCATGGAGATTAGCAACTCGAACTCAGCTTCGCCGATTGGTACGAATGATGAAACTTCACAATCGGCAATTGTAATGCCAACTACTGCTGCACCGAGTGCGGGCACAACTTTCGATAAAACCATAAGCGAACCGAATGTAGTGGCCACTGCCGCTGCTGTCACTACTGATGTTGTTGCGCCCGTACTACCCAGTACAAGTGCTGTTAGTGGTGTTACAACTGTCGCTGCCGCACCAACTGTTACACCACCTGTGACAGTGGCTGCAAGTGTTGCTGCTCCAGTTGTTGCAGCTGGTGGTGCCGTAAAGAAAGATCTTAAAAATAAACTGCGCACCGATCGCGAGGTAGCCACGCCATCAACTTATTGCGATTTCTGTTTGGGTGATCAGCGTGAGAACAAAAAGACAAATTTACCCGAAGAATTAGTGTCATGTTCAGATTGCGGACGTTCCGGTCATCCCTCTTGTCTACAGTTTACGCCAAATATGATTATCTCGGTGAAACGTTATCGCTGGCAATGCATCGAATGCAAATATTGTTCCATATGTGGCACTTCGGACAATGATGATCAATTGTTATTCTGTGACGATTGTGATCGCGGCTATCATATGTACTGTTTGTCACCACCATTAATAACGCCGCCCGAGGGTTCGTGGAGCTGTAAACTTTGTATGGATGAGTTTCATAAggatgaaaaataa
- the LOC120771759 gene encoding uncharacterized protein LOC120771759, whose product MEDETQTQQQQLQQHEEQILQQAPNDDQQDDGQTEAMKTVTAETLSDEGCVTETDSATYMCVQEEEYEQESLASEADALQQLEGQQQRQQAYAHERSHNQTHHRPYNPKKSVSFKTLVDIFQLSDAWQLHVKKSSLKTEEDQAKRRILQRNY is encoded by the coding sequence ATGGAAGACGAAacgcaaacacaacaacaacaattgcaacagcATGAAGAACAAATATTGCAACAAGCACCAAATGATGACCAACAAGACGACGGGCAAACAGAGGCTATGAAAACTGTTACAGCAGAGACTTTAAGCGACGAAGGTTGTGTAACGGAAACTGACTCCGCCACCTATATGTGTGTACAAGAGGAAGAGTATGAGCAAGAGAGCCTTGCTAGTGAAGCGGATGCCTTGCAACAATTGGAAGGTCAACAACAGCGTCAACAAGCATATGCACATGAGCGCAGTCACAACCAAACACATCATCGTCCATATAACCCGAAGAAGAGCGTGTCCTTCAAGACGCTGGTCGACATCTTTCAATTGAGCGACGCCTGGCAATTGCATGTGAAAAAGAGCAGTTTGAAAACGGAAGAGGATCAGGCCAAACGTCGCATCTTGCAGCGCAACTATTAA